From Lycium ferocissimum isolate CSIRO_LF1 chromosome 12, AGI_CSIRO_Lferr_CH_V1, whole genome shotgun sequence, one genomic window encodes:
- the LOC132039293 gene encoding ARGOS-like protein: FRFVLQLVTVVKNLSWNSELWLRAATIIEISMHMESSEAKLRSSKGFINLEQHQYFNNMMDLKTVKNSGAVQMQGKKMEYSRSFTQGHSKKMLSMSYFSLESMILLLCLTASLLLLPLILPPLPPPPFMLLLVPIFILVVLLILAFMPSNVREM, encoded by the coding sequence TTCAGATTTGTGTTGCAACTGGTAACTGTTGTTAAGAATCTGAGCTGGAACTCAGAACTCTGGTTAAGGGCTGCAACTATAATTGAAATAAGCATGCACATGGAATCATCTGAGGCAAAGTTGAGATCATCTAAAGGCTTTATTAATTtggaacaacatcaatatttcaACAACATGATGGATTTGAAGACAGTGAAGAACTCTGGTGCTGTCCAAATGCAAGGGAAAAAGATGGAATATAGCAGATCATTCACACAAGGGCATAGCAAAAAGATGTTATCAATGAGTTATTTCAGTTTAGAGTCAATGATTTTGCTACTTTGTCTCACAGCATCTTTGTTACTCCTGCCATTGATCCTTCCACCATTGCCACCACCACCTTTTATGCTATTGCTAGTCCCAATTTTTATTCTTGTTGTTCTATTGATCTTAGCTTTTATGCCTTCAAATGTTAGAGAAATGTAA